The following coding sequences are from one Halorubrum sp. BOL3-1 window:
- a CDS encoding ATP-binding protein: protein MLAIVGGVNVTLGIVLLLIAGHTSRQYSGVGTRSFVACIVGLGVWTAAGGVNDIIISVYEFRSPDGGVILSAVESTSSIVAFGLQGSRIADWVLQVVVPLLYALFVLAYTTRTDRSERLLLFVLVPFGLLHTGGTISSTLVSLVLDILPAGLSETLLPLLQFAIAISLFATGSIVLLTLGQLWRTLHQYQYVSTQLTLTLAVIVPPVWFAERFFIVLAETPVARAAIPVPFVILSTGAAWLAVTRFGLFEELPAALAVARQDIVAGMPDAAITVTDGHYILDWNAAATDLFEREFSTVVGEHLDTILPDTFNIKELLARGQTTCRLPESDRVLEASSSRITDSDDRTLGHTLIFRDITDSRQNARRAEVLSRVLRHNIRNRVDVAAAHLQQLTDNSAPDTVDEIVTTVDGELSALRDLGGTAREIESVLQANQRTHNRSVEELIRHAIEEVKHAQIVDDRHKCAGDISSVPVVIDTPPVETHANGEILIPVVRELVSNAVEHGGPTPEPRVSVRLRESSDTEKVERWWIDVADSGTGISDHEVEVFKGAEEEPLQHSKGLGLWLVWWGVDRLGGEVSFDTDSGTTVTVELPGSLLSYD, encoded by the coding sequence ATGCTCGCCATAGTCGGGGGTGTGAATGTTACTTTGGGGATAGTGCTGCTACTCATCGCAGGTCACACCAGCCGACAGTATTCGGGGGTAGGCACACGGAGTTTTGTTGCCTGTATAGTTGGGCTAGGAGTGTGGACAGCCGCTGGCGGCGTCAACGATATTATTATTAGTGTCTACGAATTTCGGTCGCCCGACGGAGGCGTTATACTGTCGGCGGTAGAGTCAACATCGTCAATTGTCGCATTCGGACTCCAGGGGTCCAGAATCGCCGACTGGGTACTTCAGGTGGTAGTTCCACTGCTGTATGCTCTGTTCGTTCTCGCGTATACGACTCGAACGGACCGCAGCGAGCGGCTATTACTGTTCGTGCTTGTTCCATTTGGACTGCTGCACACTGGTGGAACCATATCCTCCACACTGGTCTCTCTGGTACTCGATATCCTGCCGGCTGGTCTTAGCGAGACACTGTTACCCCTCCTACAGTTCGCTATAGCAATCTCTCTGTTTGCAACGGGATCCATCGTGTTGCTCACCCTCGGACAGCTGTGGCGAACACTACATCAATATCAATACGTCTCAACACAGTTGACACTAACTCTGGCGGTGATTGTGCCGCCAGTGTGGTTCGCAGAGAGGTTCTTCATCGTCTTGGCTGAGACTCCGGTAGCGAGAGCAGCCATTCCGGTTCCGTTTGTGATCTTGTCGACGGGTGCAGCGTGGCTAGCAGTCACCCGATTCGGGCTGTTTGAGGAACTACCGGCAGCCTTGGCCGTCGCTCGACAAGACATCGTCGCCGGAATGCCAGATGCGGCCATCACGGTCACGGATGGACATTATATCCTTGACTGGAATGCTGCTGCTACAGATCTGTTTGAGCGGGAGTTTAGCACAGTAGTCGGTGAGCACCTCGACACCATACTGCCGGATACATTCAACATCAAGGAGTTACTCGCGAGGGGACAAACAACCTGTCGGCTGCCAGAGAGCGATCGCGTGCTAGAAGCCTCATCGAGCCGGATTACCGACAGCGACGACCGAACACTTGGCCACACCCTGATCTTCCGCGATATAACAGACAGCCGGCAAAATGCACGTCGCGCGGAGGTTCTCAGTCGGGTGCTTCGGCACAACATACGAAACAGGGTTGACGTGGCAGCAGCGCATCTTCAACAGTTGACCGATAATTCGGCCCCCGACACAGTGGACGAGATAGTGACGACGGTCGATGGCGAACTATCGGCGTTGCGTGACCTTGGGGGTACTGCCCGTGAGATAGAATCAGTGTTGCAGGCCAACCAGCGTACACATAATCGGTCCGTCGAGGAACTCATCCGTCACGCCATTGAGGAGGTCAAGCACGCACAGATCGTCGATGATCGCCACAAGTGTGCTGGTGACATCTCTTCCGTTCCTGTTGTGATAGACACACCACCGGTGGAGACACACGCCAACGGAGAGATTCTGATACCAGTCGTTCGTGAGCTGGTGTCAAACGCAGTTGAACACGGGGGACCTACTCCGGAGCCGCGTGTCAGCGTCCGACTGAGAGAGTCCAGCGACACCGAGAAAGTCGAGCGCTGGTGGATTGATGTCGCTGACAGCGGCACCGGGATTAGCGACCACGAGGTGGAGGTGTTCAAAGGCGCCGAAGAAGAGCCATTACAGCACAGCAAAGGCCTCGGGCTCTGGCTCGTCTGGTGGGGGGTCGACCGGCTCGGCGGGGAGGTCTCGTTCGATACCGACAGCGGGACGACTGTCACTGTCGAACTGCCGGGATCGCTGCTCAGCTACGACTGA
- a CDS encoding ATP-binding protein, whose translation MVIAVEDNGPGIPPNELTLLERGQEDVLNHGGGIGLWIVTMVIDEIDGALRYDAGDDGTRITLRIEG comes from the coding sequence GTGGTTATCGCGGTCGAGGACAACGGTCCGGGGATCCCGCCCAACGAGCTGACGCTGCTCGAACGCGGCCAAGAGGACGTGCTCAATCACGGGGGCGGCATCGGCCTCTGGATCGTCACCATGGTGATCGACGAGATCGACGGAGCGCTCCGATACGACGCCGGTGACGACGGGACGAGGATCACGCTCCGGATCGAGGGCTAA
- a CDS encoding AIM24 family protein, with protein sequence MDVSQFTSEHGPTDSDEQFQLENKYLLDVAVDGSVVAKAGSMVAFTGDLSFTGSASAEGGITGFLKEAASGEGTPVMTVEGHGDVYLADQQKKIQVLHLGADDAITVNGEDVLAFEDRVEYEISTIDSLAGSFAGGFTNVYLEGPGTVAITTHGDPFVLEPPVSTDPSATVAWSGVSPDVKMNTNLSDMVGQESGERFQMNFDGAGGFVVVQPHEEL encoded by the coding sequence ATGGACGTTTCACAGTTCACGTCCGAACACGGCCCGACCGACAGCGACGAACAGTTCCAGTTGGAGAACAAGTACCTGCTCGACGTCGCCGTCGACGGGAGCGTCGTTGCGAAAGCGGGTTCGATGGTGGCGTTCACCGGCGACCTCTCGTTCACCGGTTCGGCCTCTGCGGAGGGCGGTATCACGGGCTTCCTAAAGGAGGCCGCCAGCGGTGAAGGGACGCCGGTGATGACAGTCGAGGGACACGGCGACGTGTACCTCGCCGACCAGCAAAAGAAGATACAGGTCCTTCACCTCGGCGCCGACGATGCCATCACGGTCAACGGCGAGGACGTGCTCGCGTTCGAGGACCGCGTCGAGTACGAAATCAGCACTATCGACAGTCTGGCCGGGTCGTTCGCCGGTGGGTTCACGAACGTCTACCTCGAAGGCCCCGGCACTGTCGCTATCACCACGCACGGCGACCCGTTCGTACTCGAACCGCCGGTGTCGACGGACCCGAGTGCGACAGTTGCGTGGAGCGGCGTGTCACCCGACGTGAAGATGAACACGAACCTCTCCGATATGGTCGGCCAAGAGTCCGGCGAGCGCTTCCAGATGAACTTCGACGGCGCCGGCGGGTTCGTCGTCGTCCAGCCGCACGAGGAACTGTAG
- a CDS encoding DUF6498-containing protein, whose protein sequence is MTESRWEQIKQTIPGALTESREFVAGLVLNFVLILGVIVFQWNLVEIVVIYVIEVAVISFLFLSVALFTPQPVADRNEDVWKREPIPLQPISSLPPVYWRNVKFVGNKAIFTISLFVMMGLIVRDRIFELVSTLHLSVGVVIAGIVLFQLRRVWRHFIADESYRQKSPKDAIQFAFAPVTELLFMILFVIVPVTFVVVGTAIVMDTEFTSRLVLLLYLVPMGVIRAWFGSLDPQTDDLEISFN, encoded by the coding sequence ATGACAGAAAGCAGGTGGGAGCAAATTAAGCAAACGATTCCCGGAGCGCTCACAGAGTCCCGTGAGTTCGTGGCTGGGCTTGTCCTGAACTTCGTACTTATTCTCGGGGTGATTGTGTTTCAGTGGAATCTCGTCGAAATCGTGGTAATATATGTTATTGAAGTGGCGGTCATTAGCTTTTTATTTCTTTCCGTCGCGTTGTTCACGCCGCAACCAGTGGCTGATCGTAATGAAGATGTGTGGAAGAGAGAGCCTATTCCACTTCAGCCGATTTCGTCCCTCCCGCCGGTGTACTGGCGGAATGTGAAATTCGTTGGAAACAAGGCTATTTTTACGATCTCCCTATTTGTAATGATGGGTTTAATTGTAAGAGATAGAATATTTGAACTGGTTTCGACACTTCATCTCTCAGTCGGGGTTGTAATTGCTGGGATCGTTCTGTTTCAACTGCGACGCGTCTGGCGGCACTTCATCGCAGATGAATCATATCGACAGAAGTCACCGAAAGACGCGATACAGTTTGCGTTTGCGCCAGTGACTGAGTTGCTTTTTATGATTCTGTTCGTGATCGTTCCCGTCACCTTCGTAGTCGTGGGTACGGCAATCGTAATGGACACTGAGTTCACTTCGCGGCTTGTGTTGTTACTATATCTTGTGCCGATGGGAGTGATTCGGGCGTGGTTTGGAAGCTTGGATCCTCAGACAGATGATCTTGAAATCAGTTTCAATTGA